CCCCAGGATTATTAGCATAACCTAAGGCTAATATAGTCAAGTTATAGCCTTTAAGAATCTGAGTCTCCTCAATGACACAAGTAGAGTTAGTAAACGAAATCTCCCCGGGCGAGACAACTTCAGTACCATAGTCCTCGAATAGTACGAAGTTTATCATATCCGAAACATTGCCTATTATAGCAAATCCCCTATTTATGCCTATTATAGCTTGATGATAATGAGTTCTTGTCCAATTAATAACAGAAATAATCCCTTGGGCTGTGCAAGGGTATTGTTCTACAACGTCTACATCGTCGAACATTACTCCCTGAAAACCCATGGCCATTACTGTTACGACTTGTGATTCAATGTAGTTCTCCCAAGCTGGAGAAGAGACATTTACAATGTATTGGTCCCACTGTTGGTCATATCCTATTATCACATTTGCAGGAGGTGTGACATTTCCTAGGCTCATGTTAGCCAACTCTCCTAAATCCAGATATGCTATTTTGACCGCTTTGATCTGCTCCAATTCTGACGAATTAATTTGTGTGGGGTCTATGATTACCCACGAGAAGTCATTCAACTCTTGAATTGCTGTCGAGTTTATGGGTCCATAATACACTGCAAAAGACAGATTCCCCACTTT
This genomic interval from Acidianus sp. HS-5 contains the following:
- a CDS encoding endo alpha-1,4 polygalactosaminidase translates to MGNLSFAVYYGPINSTAIQELNDFSWVIIDPTQINSSELEQIKAVKIAYLDLGELANMSLGNVTPPANVIIGYDQQWDQYIVNVSSPAWENYIESQVVTVMAMGFQGVMFDDVDVVEQYPCTAQGIISVINWTRTHYHQAIIGINRGFAIIGNVSDMINFVLFEDYGTEVVSPGEISFTNSTCVIEETQILKGYNLTILALGYANNPGDIYWKTVKSLANSEGIPSFVSNWDLCVIWLQNIAN